From uncultured Pseudodesulfovibrio sp.:
AAAAGCCCGTCTCGAAATGTGAGGTTGGTTGCGCTGCTGCTGTTTTGCGATATGTCGATATTTGACGAGATAATTTTGCAGGCAAGGTAGAGGATAAAACCGACGCCCGCAGTGGCGATGAACGGCATGGCGTTTTCGTTGATTACGGCACTGCCCGTGTAGCCGATCAAAAGAAACCATATGCTCAGAGCTGTCGCCACCCCGAGAGAGAAAGGAATGTGTGCGTTGAATCGCTGTTGCATTCCGTTCTTTAGGCTGAGTATGTTTACGGGGCCGGGAGTATACATTACCCCCACGCAGAAGAGTATAATTCCGAGCATGTGGTTGTCCTTATTTCGTCAATTGGTGCAGGTATTGCTTGGGAGTGATCCCATAGGAACGTTTGAAATGGCGATTCAAGTGGCTCACATCA
This genomic window contains:
- a CDS encoding LysE family translocator; the encoded protein is MLGIILFCVGVMYTPGPVNILSLKNGMQQRFNAHIPFSLGVATALSIWFLLIGYTGSAVINENAMPFIATAGVGFILYLACKIISSNIDISQNSSSATNLTFRDGLLMQLLNPKAFVVVLPVTAVQFPAAGIGGSEIAVWSMGLGALGFGAPFVYAFAGSRVSKYFENPVYIKWLNYIMGAILIIVALEMAYDHIYLTFS